One region of Chaetodon auriga isolate fChaAug3 chromosome 5, fChaAug3.hap1, whole genome shotgun sequence genomic DNA includes:
- the LOC143320455 gene encoding saxitoxin and tetrodotoxin-binding protein 1-like, whose product MAAQLVVALLALASLGAASEPDCKELVKPLVLDSHSPIYGKWVLHVGSWDQPGLKSDLVTVNSSWVELSASSDSGVITVYWADRLGEDKCLQGKANATVSGMTTHTTFNINGHTSYHDGKFYETCSDCLLSEDTTLLPDGKSKGRYIYLFTRTGTLEPSELETFKKQAQCLKFLPEYHFGGKDLCPDDRVTTTPAAENTESEKTEVQPTAK is encoded by the exons ATGGCTGCACAGCTGGTTGTTGCTCTGCTGGCTCTCGCCTCCCTGGGTGCTGCATCTGAACCGGACTGTAAAGAGCTGGTTAAGCCTCTGGTACTGGACAGCCACAGCCCC ATCTATGGGAAGTGGGTGCTCCATGTGGGGTCATGGGACCAGCCCGGCCTGAAGAGCGACCTGGTGACGGTGAACAGCTCCTGGGTGGAGCTGTCAGCCTCGTCAGACAGCGGAGTCATCACCGTCTACTGGGCCGATCGCCT AGGGGAAGATAAATGCCTTCAGGGTAAAGCCAATGCCACCGTCTCAGGAATGACCACTCACACCACCT TTAATATCAACGGTCACACTTCATATCACGATGGGAAGTTCTATGAGACCTGCTCCGACTGCCTCCTGTCCGAAGACACCACCCTCCTCCCTGACGGCAAGTCCAAGGGACGATACATTTACCTCTTTA CACGGACCGGCACCCTGGAGCCATCTGAGTTAGAGACCTTCAAGAAGCAGGCGCAGTGTCTTAAATTCCTCCCAGAGTACCACTTTGGAGGCAAAG ATCTGTGTCCAGACGACAGGGTAACCACtacacctgctgcagagaacacagagagtgagaaaacTGAAGTTCAGCCTACTGCAAAgtaa